The region GGCGGGCGCGTAACGGCGGGTTCGGATTCGGGCTTTATTTACCAGCTTTACGGCTTTGCCTACATCCGCGAACTCGAACTCCTCCGCGAAGCCGGTTTCCACCCACTCGAAGTAATCCGGGCGGCCACCCTGAAAGGTGCCGAAGCCCTCGGCATGGCCGACCAGATCGGCTCGGTTGAAGTCGGCAAACTCGCCGATTTTGTCATTGTCGACCAGAATCCGCTCGCCAACCTGAAGGTACTATATGGTACGGGGGCTATTCACCTGAACGACAAAAACGAAGTAGAGCGCGTTGGCGGAGTTACCTACACCGTAAAAGACGGCGTGGTTTATGACGCGAAGAAGCTACTGGCCGATGTTCGGAAACTGGTAGCCGATGCTAAGCAAAAAGAGAATTTCGAGATCACGCAGCCCGGCGTTCCGGCCAAAGCGGGCAAAGTATCGGGTGGTGCGAAGAACTAATCGGCTCACGAAGAATGACTACGTTGAGTAGTTCTACATCACCACGCCAATTATTCAGTTCCATATCCGGAAAAGTTTATGGCCGAAACGGATAAAGTGAACGAGTAATAAGGATGAAACATGTGTCGGCATTAAAGACCATCTGTTTTTAAAATTCGGGTATTTATCTCTCAGTATTATCTGTATTTTTGAGGGTAACTACACTCTTTTTATGAACATGAAACATTTCTTGATTTTTTGCCTGCTCACCGTGGCAACCTTGACAACGCGGGCTGCCGATCTCTCCGCAGACGCTTATGTAATTAATGATCAGCAAGTGGAACAGCTAATCGCCCAGAGCGAAGACGTTAGCCTTGCCGCTGTAAGCACCAACCTACTCGAAAGCCAGCAGTTGGCAGGTAGCTTAACGGGCACCACCCGTGTAAAAGCGAACAAAGACTTTGTTGCTGCTTTATTGCTTGACCTTTTCCTCGGTGGCTTTGGTATTCACCGGTTATACCTGGGTACACAAACCCTGACCTGGGTTGGGTATATTTTGACTTGCGGTGGTATTTTTGGTGTTGTCCCCCTCGTTGACCTTGTCGTGCTAATCATACACCATGAAGATATTTCTCCCTACGTCGACAACTCGAAGTTTTTTATGTGGGCGAATAACTACTGATTAGTGAAGTGAGTGAAGAAGTGGAGTGAGTAAACGGTTGGCGCATAAGCAAGATCTTCGTCAGCCACTTACTCACTCCACTTCTTCACATACTCCACTACTTCACCATCTCCAGCACCTGCTGCCGTACGTTCGCATTAAACGCAGCCGCCCGGCGTTGATTTAACTGTCGTACAAGTACCTCCGCCCTTCGCACGCCCCCCGCGTGAAACGAGCCAAATAATCCCGCCCCAACGCCCCAGGCGGATAGGTAATAGCCCTGCAAAAAGCTCGTAACCCCAAAATACAAGCCCGCCGACTGCATAACAATGCTTAAAGCTGCTTCGCCGGGTCTGCCCGCGTAGAATTGTCCGGCACCCGGAATAAAGGTCGATAGCCATTGGGCTTTCTTTTCGCTTTTTAGCTCGGGGATTTGCTGGTAAGGG is a window of Spirosoma linguale DSM 74 DNA encoding:
- a CDS encoding TM2 domain containing protein (PFAM: TM2 domain containing protein~KEGG: hypothetical protein), with the translated sequence MNMKHFLIFCLLTVATLTTRAADLSADAYVINDQQVEQLIAQSEDVSLAAVSTNLLESQQLAGSLTGTTRVKANKDFVAALLLDLFLGGFGIHRLYLGTQTLTWVGYILTCGGIFGVVPLVDLVVLIIHHEDISPYVDNSKFFMWANNY